The following proteins are encoded in a genomic region of Oncorhynchus kisutch isolate 150728-3 linkage group LG6, Okis_V2, whole genome shotgun sequence:
- the LOC116374429 gene encoding ferritin, middle subunit-like encodes MESQIRQNYHHDCEAAINRMINLEMFASYTYTSMAFYFSRDDVALPGFAQFFKENSDEEREHADKQLSFQNKRGGRILLQDIKKPERDEWGNGLEAMQCALQLEKNVNQALLDLHKIASDKVDPHLCDFLETHYLNEQVEAIKKLGDHITNLTKMDAVKNKMAEYLFDKHTLGGQS; translated from the exons ATGGAGTCTCAGATCCGCCAGAACTATCACCACGATTGCGAAGCTGCTATCAACCGGATGATCAACTTGGAGATGTTTGCTTCCTACACATACACTTCAATG GCTTTCTATTTCTCCCGTGACGATGTGGCTCTGCCAGGTTTCGCGCAATTCTTCAAGGAGAACAGCGACGAGGAGCGGGAGCACGCCGACAAGCAACTCTCCTTTCAGAACAAGAGAGGTGGACGCATTTTACTCCAGGACATCAAG AAGCCAGAACGTGATGAGTGGGGCAATGGGCTGGAGGCCATGCAGTGTGCTCTGCAGCTGGAGAAGAATGTGAACCAGGCCCTGCTGGACCTGCACAAGATTGCCTCTGACAAGGTTGACCCCCAT CTGTGTGACTTCCTGGAGACCCATTACCTGAATGAGCAGGTGGAGGCCATTAAGAAGCTGGGAGACCACATCACCAACCTCACCAAGATGGATGCTGTCAAAAACAAGATGGCAGAGTACCTGTTTGACAAGCACACCCTGGGAGGCCAGAGCTAA
- the LOC109893147 gene encoding ferritin, middle subunit-like, producing MESQIRQNYHHDCEAAINRMINLEMFASYTYTSMAFYFSRDDVALPGFAHFFKENSDEEREHAEKLLSFQNKRGGRILLQDIKKPERDEWGNGLEAMRCALQLEKNVNQALLDLHKIASDKVDPHLCDFLETHYLNEQVEAIKKLGDHITNLTKMDAVNNKMAEYLFDKHTLGDQS from the exons ATGGAGTCTCAGATCCGCCAGAACTATCACCACGATTGCGAAGCTGCCATCAACCGGATGATCAACTTGGAGATGTTTGCCTCCTACACCTACACCTCAATG GCTTTCTATTTCTCCCGTGACGATGTGGCTCTGCCTGGCTTCGCGCATTTCTTCAAGGAGAACAGCGATGAGGAGCGGGAGCACGCGGAGAAGCTACTCTCCTTCCAGAACAAGCGAGGTGGACGCATTTTACTCCAGGACATCAAG AAGCCAGAACGTGATGAGTGGGGCAATGGGCTGGAGGCCATGCGGTGTGCTCTGCAGCTGGAGAAGAATGTGAACCAAGCCCTGCTGGACCTGCACAAGATTGCCTCAGACAAGGTTGACCCCCAT CTGTGTGACTTCCTGGAGACCCATTACCTGAATGAGCAGGTGGAGGCCATTAAGAAGCTGGGAGACCACATCACCAACCTCACCAAGATGGATGCTGTCAACAACAAGATGGCAGAGTACCTGTTTGACAAGCACACCCTGGGAGACCAGAGCTAA